In one Natronosalvus amylolyticus genomic region, the following are encoded:
- a CDS encoding ABC transporter permease produces MSTSRFTLTEERKAHYGRFIRQFRRNQKAMIGLVIIAALFFVAIFAQKITVFDVAIQPFSLTPHDPEATNIQNREESPSLQHLMGTDDLGRDIFSRVLVGARISLYVGFTSISAAMVMGTTIGVVAGYYQGLIDEGLMRAMDAMMSFPPILLALTIVAVLEPSLNNVIVALALVYTPFIARVARSAALSVRNESFVEAAVARGESDAYIIFREVLPNCVGPLLVQASINIAFTMLLEASLSFLGLGVQPPTPSWGLMINQGWAFMGDAPWLVFFPALAIATAVIGFNLLGDGLRDVLDPKGEIIE; encoded by the coding sequence ATGTCGACCAGCCGATTCACGCTGACCGAAGAGCGCAAGGCCCACTACGGCCGCTTTATCCGACAGTTCCGACGAAATCAGAAGGCGATGATCGGACTCGTCATCATCGCCGCGCTCTTTTTCGTCGCGATCTTCGCGCAGAAAATCACTGTCTTCGACGTGGCTATACAGCCGTTTTCGTTGACGCCACACGATCCCGAAGCGACGAACATTCAGAACCGCGAGGAGTCCCCGTCGCTCCAGCATCTGATGGGGACCGACGACCTGGGTCGGGACATCTTCAGCCGGGTGCTCGTCGGTGCACGTATCTCGTTGTACGTCGGGTTCACTTCCATCAGCGCCGCGATGGTCATGGGGACGACGATTGGCGTCGTCGCCGGCTACTATCAGGGACTCATCGACGAGGGGCTGATGCGGGCGATGGACGCGATGATGTCCTTTCCGCCCATCTTGCTGGCGCTGACCATCGTCGCCGTCCTCGAGCCGAGCCTGAACAACGTCATCGTCGCGCTGGCACTGGTGTACACACCGTTTATCGCCAGGGTGGCCCGCAGTGCCGCCCTGTCGGTTCGTAACGAATCGTTCGTGGAAGCCGCGGTTGCCCGCGGGGAGAGCGACGCCTACATCATCTTCCGCGAAGTGTTACCCAACTGTGTCGGGCCGTTACTCGTACAGGCGTCGATCAACATCGCGTTCACCATGTTGCTCGAGGCGAGCCTCTCGTTCCTCGGGCTTGGTGTCCAGCCACCGACCCCATCCTGGGGCTTGATGATCAATCAGGGCTGGGCGTTCATGGGCGATGCCCCGTGGCTCGTTTTCTTCCCGGCACTGGCAATCGCCACCGCGGTGATCGGCTTCAACTTGCTGGGTGACGGCCTCCGCGACGTCCTCGATCCCAAGGGGGAGATTATCGAATGA